The following are encoded together in the Cynocephalus volans isolate mCynVol1 chromosome 4, mCynVol1.pri, whole genome shotgun sequence genome:
- the LOC134375898 gene encoding prostate and testis expressed protein 13-like yields the protein MFRLLMLGMFTVLFMDEGDRVLTWKWVRFCNACNNYDGFTCHGGMKTCWKFNMLLQNRSCATDHYYYSDRLTRRYLFRYTTLSCRPCEEGMFQVFHDLLRETYCCTNENRCNDGNNNLEITRIP from the exons ATGTTTCGGTTGCTAATGCTGGGCATGTTCACAGTGCTCTTCATGGATGAGG GAGACAGAGTCCTGACATGGAAAT gGGTTCGATTTTGCAATGCATGTAACAATTATGATGGATTCACATGCCATGGGGGCATGAAAACTTGCTGGAAGTTCAATATGCTTTTGCAGAACAGGAGTTGTGCCACAGATCACTATTACTATAGTGATCGCCTTACAC gGAGATACCTGTTTCGTTATACAACACTGTCTTGTAGGCCTTGTGAGGAGGGAATGTTCCAGGTATTTCATGACCTCCTGAGAGAAACATATTGCTGCACTAATGAGAACAGGTGTAATGACGGCAATAATAACTTGGAAATTACAAGGATACCATGA